Proteins encoded in a region of the Homo sapiens chromosome 9, GRCh38.p14 Primary Assembly genome:
- the FOXB2 gene encoding forkhead box protein B2, giving the protein MPRPGKSSYSDQKPPYSYISLTAMAIQHSAEKMLPLSDIYKFIMERFPYYREHTQRWQNSLRHNLSFNDCFIKIPRRPDQPGKGSFWALHPDCGDMFENGSFLRRRKRFKVLRADHTHLHAGSTKSAPGAGPGGHLHPHHHHHPHHHHHHHAAAHHHHHHHPPQPPPPPPPPPPHMVHYFHQQPPTAPQPPPHLPSQPPQQPPQQSQPQQPSHPGKMQEAAAVAAAAAAAAAAAVGSVGRLSQFPPYGLGSAAAAAAAAAASTSGFKHPFAIENIIGRDYKGVLQAGGLPLASVMHHLGYPVPGQLGNVVSSVWPHVGVMDSVAAAAAAAAAAGVPVGPEYGAFGVPVKSLCHSASQSLPAMPVPIKPTPALPPVSALQPGLTVPAASQQPPAPSTVCSAAAASPVASLLEPTAPTSAESKGGSLHSVLVHS; this is encoded by the coding sequence ATGCCGCGGCCGGGGAAGAGCTCGTACAGCGACCAAAAACCGCCCTACTCTTACATCTCGCTGACCGCCATGGCAATCCAGCACTCGGCCGAGAAGATGCTGCCGCTGAGCGACATCTACAAGTTCATCATGGAGCGCTTCCCCTACTACCGCGAGCACACACAGCGCTGGCAGAACAGCCTGCGCCACAACCTCTCCTTCAACGACTGCTTCATCAAGATTCCGCGGAGGCCCGACCAGCCTGGCAAGGGTAGCTTCTGGGCGCTGCACCCCGACTGCGGGGACATGTTCGAGAACGGCAGCTTCCTGCGGCGTCGCAAGCGCTTCAAGGTGCTGCGCGCCGACCATACTCACTTGCACGCGGGAAGCACCAAGAGCGCGCCGGGCGCCGGTCCGGGAGGGCACCTTcacccccatcaccaccaccacccccaccaccaccatcatcaccacgcTGCCgcacaccaccaccatcaccaccacccaccccagccgccgccgccgccgcccccgccgccgccgcacATGGTACACTATTTCCATCAGCAACCGCCTACTGCTCCGCAGCCGCCTCCGCACCTCCCGTCACAGCCCCCGCAGCAACCGCCCCAGCAGTCGCAGCCTCAGCAGCCGTCTCACCCCGGCAAGATGCAGGAGGCGGCGGccgtggcggcggcggcggcggcggccgcggcaGCCGCGGTGGGCAGCGTGGGACGCCTGTCTCAGTTCCCACCCTACGGGCTGGGCTcggccgccgccgctgccgccgcggCCGCGGCGTCCACGTCAGGCTTCAAGCACCCCTTTGCCATTGAGAACATTATTGGCCGGGACTACAAGGGCGTGCTGCAGGCTGGAGGGCTGCCCTTGGCGTCCGTCATGCACCACCTGGGCTACCCCGTGCCCGGCCAGCTTGGCAACGTCGTCAGCTCCGTGTGGCCGCACGTTGGCGTCATGGATTCGGTGGCCGCCGCCGCGGCCGCCGCAGCCGCAGCCGGAGTCCCTGTAGGCCCGGAGTATGGGGCCTTCGGGGTCCCGGTCAAGTCCCTGTGCCACTCGGCAAGCCAGAGCCTGCCTGCCATGCCGGTGCCCATCAAGCCCACGCCTGCGCTGCCGCCCGTGTCCGCGCTGCAGCCGGGGCTCACTGTCCCCGCGGCTTCGCAGCAGCCTCCGGCGCCATCCACCGTGTGCTCCGCGGCCGCGGCCTCGCCCGTTGCCTCTCTGCTGGAGCCCACAGCCCCTACCTCGGCCGAAAGCAAGGGCGGCTCCTTGCACTCGGTGCTAGTGCACTCCTAG